Proteins from a single region of Segatella copri:
- the thrA gene encoding bifunctional aspartate kinase/homoserine dehydrogenase I, translating to MKVLKFGGTSVGSVKSILSLKRIVENEAKKQSVVVVVSALGGITDKLLQTSQLALKGDEQWKVEFEAMVDRHHKMIDTIITDTTDRENLFKSVDALFEQLKSIYFGVYLIHDLSEKTQDAIVSYGERLSSKIVATLIRGAKWFDSRNFIKTERKNGKGKHVLDSELTNKLVKEAFAEIPRISLVPGFISRDKNTDRTTNLGRGGSDYTAAIIAAALDAEVLEIWTDVDGFMTADPRVIKSAYTINELSYVEAMELCNFGAKVIYPPTIYPVCVKNIPIKVKNTFNPDAPGTIIKNKIDGDQKPIKGISSINGTALITVTGLSMVGVIGVNRRIFTALANEGISVFMVSQASSENSTSIGVREQDVEEAVKVLNNEFHNEIADGAMFPMHAEKGLATIAIVGENMKHAAGIAGKLFGTLGRSGISVIACAQGASETNISFVVKSDYLRKSLNVLHDSFFLSEYKVLNLFICGVGTVGGKLIEQIKNQYADLMERSKLKLNVVGIASSKNAIFNRDGIDLENYSEELKNSDPSTPEVLRDTILAMNIFNSVFVDCTASKDVAALYQSLLEHNVSIIAANKIAASSEYENYEKLKKTAIQRGVVFRFETNVGAGLPIIGTINDLRNSGDKILKIEAVLSGTLNFIFNAISSVVPFSETVRLAKDKGYSEPDPRIDLSGMDVIRKLVILSREAGYRVEQEDVEKNLFVPDKYFKGSLDNFWKKLPELDADFEAKRKALDVEHKRWRFVATLDGGKTSVGLQAVGPEHPFYNLEGSNNIVLLTTERYKEYPMMIQGYGAGASVTAAGVFANIMSIANI from the coding sequence ATGAAAGTATTAAAATTCGGCGGAACATCGGTTGGTTCCGTAAAAAGCATCCTCAGCTTGAAACGTATCGTTGAAAACGAGGCTAAGAAACAGAGTGTAGTGGTTGTCGTGAGCGCGCTTGGCGGTATCACGGACAAACTCTTGCAAACCTCTCAACTTGCCCTCAAGGGTGATGAACAGTGGAAAGTAGAATTCGAAGCCATGGTTGATCGCCACCACAAGATGATAGACACTATCATCACCGACACTACAGACAGAGAAAACTTATTCAAATCGGTTGATGCCCTCTTCGAGCAGTTGAAGAGCATCTATTTTGGTGTGTACCTCATCCACGACCTCAGCGAGAAAACACAGGATGCCATCGTGAGTTATGGTGAAAGACTCAGTTCCAAGATTGTTGCCACATTGATTCGTGGAGCCAAATGGTTCGACTCACGCAACTTCATCAAGACTGAGCGCAAGAACGGCAAGGGCAAGCATGTACTCGACAGCGAGCTGACCAACAAACTGGTAAAAGAAGCCTTTGCAGAAATTCCACGCATATCTCTCGTTCCGGGTTTTATCAGTCGTGACAAGAACACAGACCGCACCACCAACCTTGGCCGTGGCGGTAGCGACTACACAGCAGCCATCATAGCAGCTGCCCTCGATGCAGAAGTGCTCGAAATCTGGACTGATGTAGACGGTTTCATGACCGCCGACCCACGTGTCATCAAATCAGCTTATACCATCAACGAACTGAGTTACGTTGAGGCGATGGAGCTTTGCAACTTTGGTGCAAAGGTCATCTATCCTCCAACCATCTACCCGGTTTGTGTCAAGAATATTCCTATCAAGGTTAAGAACACCTTCAACCCAGATGCTCCGGGCACCATCATCAAGAACAAGATAGATGGCGACCAGAAGCCTATCAAGGGTATCTCTTCCATCAACGGTACAGCGCTCATCACCGTAACCGGTCTTTCCATGGTCGGTGTGATTGGTGTAAACCGCCGTATCTTCACCGCTCTTGCCAACGAGGGCATCTCTGTGTTCATGGTGTCACAGGCATCATCTGAGAACTCTACCTCTATCGGTGTGCGCGAGCAGGATGTAGAAGAGGCTGTAAAGGTATTGAACAATGAGTTCCACAATGAGATTGCCGATGGTGCCATGTTCCCAATGCACGCAGAGAAGGGCTTGGCTACTATCGCCATCGTGGGTGAAAACATGAAGCATGCTGCCGGTATCGCCGGTAAGCTCTTCGGAACCCTCGGCCGTAGCGGTATTTCCGTCATCGCCTGTGCACAGGGTGCTTCAGAGACCAACATCTCGTTCGTAGTGAAGAGCGATTATCTGAGAAAGTCACTCAACGTGCTCCACGACAGTTTCTTCCTTTCAGAATACAAGGTTCTGAACCTCTTCATCTGCGGTGTGGGTACCGTGGGCGGAAAGCTCATCGAGCAGATCAAGAACCAGTATGCCGACCTCATGGAGCGCAGCAAACTGAAGCTCAACGTGGTGGGTATCGCTTCTTCCAAGAACGCCATCTTCAACCGCGATGGTATTGATCTCGAGAACTACAGCGAAGAACTGAAGAATTCAGACCCAAGCACTCCAGAGGTTCTGCGCGATACCATCCTGGCAATGAACATCTTCAACAGCGTGTTTGTAGACTGTACAGCCAGCAAGGATGTGGCCGCTCTCTACCAGAGTCTGCTGGAGCACAACGTAAGCATTATCGCAGCCAACAAGATAGCTGCATCAAGCGAATATGAGAACTACGAGAAACTGAAGAAGACAGCCATCCAGCGTGGTGTAGTATTCCGTTTCGAGACCAACGTAGGTGCCGGTCTTCCTATCATCGGAACCATCAACGATCTCCGCAACTCCGGAGATAAAATCCTTAAGATTGAGGCAGTTCTCTCGGGTACGCTCAACTTTATCTTTAACGCCATCTCCAGCGTCGTTCCATTCTCTGAGACCGTGAGACTGGCTAAGGATAAGGGCTACAGCGAGCCTGATCCACGTATCGACCTGAGCGGTATGGACGTGATTCGCAAGCTGGTGATTCTCTCCCGCGAGGCAGGTTACCGCGTAGAGCAGGAAGATGTAGAGAAGAACCTCTTCGTGCCAGACAAATACTTCAAGGGTTCGCTCGACAACTTCTGGAAGAAACTTCCTGAACTCGATGCCGATTTCGAGGCTAAGCGCAAGGCGCTCGATGTAGAGCACAAACGCTGGCGCTTCGTTGCGACCCTGGATGGCGGCAAGACAAGCGTAGGTTTGCAGGCTGTCGGTCCTGAGCATCCGTTCTACAATCTGGAAGGTTCCAACAACATCGTGCTGCTCACCACCGAGCGTTATAAGGAATACCCTATGATGATTCAGGGCTATGGTGCCGGAGCCAGCGTAACTGCTGCCGGTGTATTCGCCAACATCATGAGTATCGCTAACATTTAA